The genomic stretch GGTGATTCACAGGGCCAAGAGAGATTTCTTGGGGGACCGTTTGATTTACTTAGATGCATTAGGGATTCCACTTGGGGTCCCCGATGAATTTAAAGCGCGGAACCCTAGAACAGCAGGGTTTGGGTCCATTTTCATATGGGTAACgatgaacaaaaatgtggatTGGATAAATTTCATATGGTATAATCAACAACGTCTGGCCAATATGACTCGTGACACACTGAAAATTCTGGGGGAACAGTTGCATTACACTTCACAAATGACATATCAGAACCAAACTGCCCTAGATATGGTTTTGGCTGAAAAGGGAGGTGTATGTCACAGGTTTGGTGATCGCTGCTGCACTTTCATTCCtaatcacacagcagcaaacGGGTCATTCACTGAGGCAATGAAGGAGTTAACAACGTTTACTGAGGAGTTGTATGAATTTTCAGGTGTGAATAATGACTGGATGGCATGGTTTGATTCCTATTTTGGTAAATGGGGAGCATtgggggggcggcacggtggcgcagcaggtagtgtcgcagtcacacagctccaggaacctggaggttgtgggttcgattcccgctccgggtgactgtctgtgaggagttggtgtgttctccccgtgtccgcgtgggtttcctccgggtgctccggtttcctcccacagtccaaaaacacacgttgcaggtggattggcgactcgaaagtgtccgtaggtgtgagtgtgtgagtgaatgtgtgtgtgtctgtgttgccctgtgaaggactggcgtcccctccagggtgtattcccgccttgcgcccaatgattccaggtaggctctggaccccccgcgaccctaaattggataagcggttaacagataatggatggatggggaGCATTGGGGCTGAAGCTGGCTGTCGCAGTAATTACTTCTCTATCAGTATTTGCACTAATCGGATGTTGTATTATTCCCTGTGCCAGACGCCTAATCATCAAAATTATTGAACGAGCTATTGGTATGCAATTCAGTACGGTGAGTGCAGATGTGTACATGGAGCTTGACCCTGCAGCCGAGAAAAATCCGCTGGATGAGATGCCTCTTGAAATGCCCCAGCCACTCCATGCCTCATTGGATGAGGAGTAAAtgtttccatttatttttcatttattaatgctgATTTCAAGttgattttataattttataagtttaaataatcatttgatttaatcatttgacatgtaatcatttaatatgttttttttttaaatgcattagtTATGATGCCTAGACTGAAAGCTTAGCTAGTCTATGGTTGATGTtatcttttgcattttcttttgcaatattatgattaaagattttaaatcataaaaagggaggaatgtaatggaaaaatgtagatttacactaatgagtaatgattcataataactaatgacataatatatATGGGGCTTGATTAATCTTGGTGGATTCTTACTaaattatgtaggccttagtgcttgaaggtgaagggacttattgcattgtgtggttacGGTGACCTGTGGGAGGAAGGCGCTGAGCAGATTAGATGGAAGGCAGTCAACAACTGAAGGACATTCTCACCATTTCTCCCTGGCAACTATAAAGTTGGAGATAATGAGgaaccaataagggaatgtttgggttaaagGAATGAGAAACGttgatggtgtacgtgactggggctCTATATGTACGActtgattttgttcaataaactcgtgagataagagagaatctttgactgcgtTTTTTATTCCTCTGTTATCTCacgagtttattgaacaaaatcaagTCGTACATATAGAGCCCCAGTACGTGGTCACGTACACCATCAACGTTTCTCATACCTTTAACTTAAACATTCCCTTATGGGTTGAGAAATGGTGAGAATGTCCTTCAGTTCCTTCTAATCTGCTCAGGCCTGTATTTTTCCACAGGTCACCgtaaccacacaatgcaataaaTCCCTTCAacttcaagcactaaggcctactATATGACTAAGAATTAACCAAGATTAATCAAACCCCATATCATTTGTCATTAGTTATTATGAATCATTATTGTGAGTGGTGGTGATTGttggggctgtgagtgtgtgtgaggggggagtggtggtgatgatgggggctgtgagtgtgtgtgaggggggagtggtggtgaaggtgggggctgtgagtgtgtgtgaggggggagtggtggtgatggtggtggctgtgagtgtgtgtgaggcgtgagtggtggtgatggtgagggctgtgagtgtgtgtgaggggggagtggtggtgatggtgggggctgtgtgtgtgtgtgaggggggagtagTGATGGTGGAAAGATATGGAGCATTATGGATTTCCCCAGGATGTTATTTATATGACACagttaatgtataaaaaatcCACAGCTCACATTAATGTGAATTGAGTGCTAAGGGAGGAATTTGAAATGCACCACGGGGTAAAAACAACGCTGTCCTTTAAGTGCTGCACTGTATGTACTCACTATTAATCtcttattaaataaatgattccAGAATTAGAAgaactgcaatcacagaaatgtgattttttttgtgatgTTTTTATCAGAAACCAAACCTTAACCCTAAACAAATGGAGTTACACATAACAAACCAACACTTCAAAGATCATGAAGTGGTAGCAGGAGCAAAATTAAACATTGACAAAAGGTATTTGGTTGGAGAATATGATCCCCACCTTTAAATATTATGTTAAaagatcaaataaaaatgataggGCTGAATATTCCTGAGAATTAATGATCTGCTTATAACTGGGAGTAAACGGAACAGAAATGAATTCTGAATTGCAACACTGGGATATAGTAAATTATTAAACATGGACACAGGTCATTACAGGTCACCTCATTCTGTAATAAGCTTTGTTCCTAGCGACTGCTTTCCCACCCACAGATAAATGTATTCAACGgattaataaaatgtgtgtatggTTTGTATGGGGTACCACTGGGGAGGTGACAAAAAGAGAGGTCTTGTACAAAGTGAAACAACTGGTGGTAGAAGTGGGCTCTAAATTAAAACTTGCTTTTTGTAAAAATGTTGCACACACTGTGAACAGAACACAGCCTGGGTTGGTAATGTAACAACACGGACCACAAAAAGAGGAAGGGCCAGGAAAGGCATTCCTTATTTCAAGTTAATTTATGGAGATTTCCTGGAAGAACACAAGCAATTAAACTTCGACTGGGTCACTCTTAGAAGTAAAAGTATTTATAATAAAAGAACATCTGTTCCTTGAATGTGGACGAGCAGCAGGAATATGGACCAGAATGAAAGATCTGGGCTTTAATGTGGATATTAACTGTAAAACTCGAATGTATGGCATGTTCGATGATACACTCTCAAAGAAGGTAAGAGATATTTATTGGTTTATATTATGTACAGTTTATAACAAACTCTGTAAAACCAGATGTAAAATGATTATAAATCAAATTCTAATCCCTGCGGaggttgtttttaaacagatgtTGTGTGAATTGAAAAGACAGAGAACAGTGGACAGAAGAACAAAAGACAAACATCGATGGACTCTTACAATGATAGAAGTCTGGTATGAATTATGTGGTATGTACTGTTTTTACAtgttaaaagaaagaaaaggtgtATTATCGTGATGTGTTGTGGTTGCAGTGTGATGCTTTGATGTGTTTTTATGAAGTTCCTAATAAAGTATGTATAAAAAAGGCACTTTTCAGGACTTTGCTTTGGTATTTCTCCAAATTCCCACGTTAAAAACACATGAAAGTTTAACTctgttcttctgtaaagttgttcTTAAAGACTGCCTTGTAGTGCACTGATACAATACGAGACTAAACCTTTAATGACAGGGAAGGTGTGGACTTTCCTTAATTACAATTATGTATCTTTGCTTTTGACCAATCGGGATTTGTGTTCGTTTCTAGGCATCTGTTGACAAGGGTTAATAAAGTTTGAAGACACTTTGGATGTTCAATATCTGCACAACAACCAGCCCTCCTCCAGATAATCTGAGTCACATTTTACTGTAACATGCTCTGTAGGCATGCACTCAGGTCACGTTAACAGGGAGGGAGAGTGAATGCTCCACGATGCTCCCTCTACCACTTAAGAAACCTGTTTGCTCTAAGATGCTTTTGGCAAACCCAGCCCAGAGCAGTGAGGTTGCCGTTGTCAGGTCGTGACTTACTGTACCATGAGTTTTGGGTTTAGATTAGAGTTGGGATTGTGTAGTAGGTAACACTGctgagatcagacacagcagtgctgctggagtttttaaacccctcagtgtctggactgagaacagtccaccgaccaaaaacatccagccgacagcgtcctgtgtcactgatgaaggactagaggacgagcgacacacactgtgcagcgacagatgagctactgtctctgactttacatctacaaggtggaccaacgagggaggagtgtctcacagagtggacagagagtggactccagcagcagtgaaTGACCCATTTTGAGTAGTGCTTTTGTACATGTGCTCATTGCAGCCCCATCTGtaagtggttttaatcttgtgactGATCTACTACTTAAATATTGAATCTGTCTGCAAAAAACAGAACGTGCAGAAGACTTTTGCCTGAGTCACCTGCAGAGGACCCCCACCGCAAAGCCCctacctcaacacacacacacacacacacacactgcaagcCGCCCCTCCCCGTGTTGTATGTATCGATGGTGTGTTGAGGTGCTTTAACAGGGTTGTGATTTAGCGTTACCTGAACAGGTGAAGGGGCGGAATGATAcatgagagagcgagacagtCAAGTAGTGCCCTCTTGGGTGTGACGCGATATAAACCACCGCAGGTCGCGTGTCCCGCTCAGAATTCATCAGCAGCGCGCGCGAACCTGCTCTGAGGTAAAATAACCGCTCCATTTCCGAAATAACCTTCAGCTTCACGGCGCTCATAGTCTTAATAACCGTCATTAAACTTCTCGTTGATATTAATGAAGCTAAATATAGTCTTCATGAGGCTCGCGCGCCGTTATTCTGAATCAGACTTTCAGGATAAGATTTTAAAAGCCTTTTGAACCTTAAAACTTcattctgtgagtgtgttattaTTGGTGCGAGAGAGAAATTTACACAGGAGACAATGTCaggataaaaaaatataaagaaggCAAATACGTAGGAAATATAATTAAACTAACTAAATAAGTTCATAAATATTAACTTTAAATCAATACATAAAATTACAGAGAAAAATAAGTACATAAGGAGAAAACCTATTTTTACTCAACGAAAATGTATAGTCcaacaaaatgaacaaatgaaaataaaagtaaatacataaaccgataatagagagagagtgtgtgtaaataatgCTTTCCTATAAAAAAGAGATAAAAGGACCTTTCATGCATAATTTGTATTTTTCCCAAAattttaaactaaataaataaatattttacgatttaaaacaaagcaaattCACCACTTTTTCAAACACAAATGTCCCTGTGAATGTCTAACAGTATAAACCCATAAACTTTATTATGACTATTAGATTATCACTTTTAACATTGGATGATAAATTATTGATAGGCTTTCACTGCTAGACTGTTGCGGACATTGTTGTAATTGCATCCCCTCATAATCCAATGTGGTTGCTGAGGGTTTGCTAGGTAGTTGCTAGGGTAAGCATGGTGGTTGCTGAAGTCTTGTTATGGTGTCCAAACTGATTGGTAAATAGATACTAGGTGAATTATGTTGCTCTGATCTTTAAATTTGTTGCTAATTTTTCATTAGGGGCTTGCTATGATATTCCAAGGGGTTTGTAAAGAGTTGGTaggctgttgctatggtatcaATGGTGGTTGGGTTCAAGGTTCCTACCCCAGTGTTAGATGATTTCTACAGGATCAAAGgttgctgctgtggtgttgttAGGTGGTTGTACTGGTGTTGCTAAATGGTTGAGATGGTTTTCATGTGGTTACCATTGTGTTCCTAGATGATTGCTTTGCATTCCatagtggttgctatggtgttgctGCCACACTGAATAGGGAACTACACTGTAAGGGTGTAAAAATAACAAGTGTTCTGACTGCAAACAGTGGTTGACCTGCTAAACAGGGAAGGATAACTTGTTTGTGTACTGTGAAGGAGTGTTTATGTGAGAAATGTGCATTGTGACATCATTGCTGGCAGTTACACTGAATGTGTGGAATGTTTCTCCAGTCGTGTTCTATGGAGAAAAAATACTGGATTTGATTGGTCCATGCCCAGTCACTGTATGAGTCAAACACACtagtgttgtgtctgatccactctacaccagcacaacccacactaccaccaccaccacgtcagtgtcactgcagcgctgagaatgatccaccaccacatcacacctgctctgtgggggtcctgagcactgaaggaTGGTGGGGAAATGGAAGTAACCATTATGTAGAGCAAGAGTTGGCCTACAGTCTTTAATACTTTACAAAGCAGAACAGGTCCCAGTCCCAGTTCCCTATTTCCTTCCTTCAATATTCATTTGCATAACCTGTTTTACTTTCATTGATAATAAGTCAACATGTCATTAGTGTCCACAAAACCTGCATTGTTCAACACAACGGAATGTTTACTCAGTTTTTAGAAACTACAGCTTCAtacacacagctctgtgttCAGCCTCCACTCAGACTCTGAGCCTCAGAGCTGTAGAACACTGCTATAATCCTAAGATCACCACATGTTgatgtgtttgatgtgattttGATATGTTCACTACTCTACTGATCTCTGATTGGTTATTATCATTACATCACACACCAGGGCGTGGCCTTTTCTTTAGAGCGGGATACACTTGAATATTTGGGTTTTTAAAAAGTAGCAGATTTCCCAACAGCACTGCCTTATGTTTCCAAAATGTATACTTTATAAAACAGAGGTGTATCTACAGTgtgctgcccacgctccagttGAAGCTTAAATGGTTTTAAAGGAAGGTTTTCATGTCCTAAATAAACTTTTAAATCCAGTCTCTTGGGTACAGTTCCCGCTCGCTACAATTAACCCATTACtgtagtgtgtgaatgtgtttattttccccACAAAGCCTGTGTTGGTCTTACATTAATATCAAGACTGATCTACTGAGTTTACTGAGATCTCCTGTTATTGTGGATATTTCTGAGCCTCACTCCTCTCTTGTTGTGCTCAGATGgagggacagacagagggacagtcGGGGGGTCAGAGTGGAcgggtgtgtgtggtggtgacCGGGGGCAGTGGTCTGGTGGGGAGAGCCATAGAGAGAGTGGTGAAGGAGGAAGGAGGCGCGAAAGAAGGAGAAGAATGGATCTTCCTTTCGTCCAATGACATGGATAAATGAATCAGAGAACCATACGTAATTCTTTAACGTTAAATGTCTAAATGAGGACTcagtgttgacagaaacaataaaaccatttaaaatatCACTGAGTCAATGAGTAGGTCCCCAATATGGCGGCTCCTCTACACTGTGATATCAGCTGCAACACGTGGATAGTGACATCACTGGGGTCTAAAACAACTCATCCCCATCATTCGTCCTCAGATCCATAACGGACCCCCTCACCCGTCCAACTCTGGTTACGCCCACGCCAAACGGATGGTGGACGTCTACAACAGGTGAGGAATTATGGACTGACCGTCTGAAGTTTAACCCTTTTAAAGTCTACAGTAGCATTGGTTATGATTATACTGTTCTTTAACAATCACAAACTGAgcccccatccactggtggcgctgtttcactgaaCGTAAATAACATTGAgtaacaataacaaataaaaacgtTTTCTGAAATGAATCGTGATTAATCACATGGCCCTTAAGACTAAAGTTTTAATTAATGGAGATTTAAGTGTGAAATAAAAGAACcaatgtaagatcaacacaataatatatttatattgtatcaatgtaaaaatataatcacaacaataaagttaaaatgctagcAGTTCCTTGTATTTTCAGGAGGGAGATTTTAGAATTACAagctcttaatttgctgagtgaAAGCtactgggagtgtgtgtgtgtgtgtgtgtgtgtgtgtggtaaaatgattaattagcattaaaacataaataaataaatctactcTAATTAATTCCCACATGTTTTTACCTGTTTATTTTGACAGCACTAATATGAAGCACACGTTTAATGGTTTCTTCCCCTACGTTTGTTAAAGCAGTTATGGTTAAAGGATGTTGAAGGAACTGCAGGACTCCAGGGTCTGAGTCAGGTCTGAGTCAGTCATGAAGAGGAATTAGATTCTGATCAAGCAGAGCTTAGAGTTAGTGGTGGTCTGTTGTAAACGTGCTGAGAGCTGATGTAAACGCCCCGGTTCTCCTGTGTCCCTGCCCTGCGCAGGGCTTGTTTTCAACAGTACGGACGCAAATACACAGCCATCATCCCCACCAACATCTTCGGCCCCTACGACAACTTCAACTTGGACGACGCTCACGTTCTTCCAGCCCTCGTCCACAAGACCTTCACGGCCAAGAGTAAGAGGCGTTTATCCACTTTAGAGAACGGACTCTGATGTGACCAGGGCCTTTATATAATATCCAATATTTACCTACAATTCAGGCATTTATCAGGCTGTTAAAATAGGAACCCAGAGTTTACAGTCtccttgaatgtgtgtgtgtgtgtgtgtgtgttaggagaTGGCACGGCTCTGGAGGTCTGGGGTTCTGGTCGAGGACTCCGTCAGTTCATCTACTCTCTGGACCTGGCTCGTCTCTATCTGTGGGTTCTGAGGGAATACGACGAGGTGGATCCCATTATACTCTCAGGTACACACTTTATCtttaatgaaacacacacacgctcaagACATTGGTTATAGATGTAGAGGGTATCCAACAGGCAGCggtctgataaaaaaaaatatcactgtaTCCTTCACCAATGAATACTACAAACATATTCTTtatgaatatgaaatataattataataagtgTCTGAGTCATGTACAATTCATCCAATGGATAATATCAGTGAGAATGAATACTATGATTGCACCCTATAATAAATAACACTTTCAGTATACATCATGATCAATCTCTGTAGATGGATTTTCTCTATGTTTTTAACCTCAGCTCTGTGTCACAACTTGAACAGAAGAACAGAATTAAGATGAATATTGACTCTTATTCTAAGGGACTAATAAATTACACTTCAGAATATTTTTCTTataataaaactgtaaaataattataaagagATTTATTTCACTTGAGAATTTCATCTGTTTCTTACATCTAAAAGTTTTGtccctacactctcagaaaagagTAACATTACAGGTTCATCATTGTCAAACGGTGtaaaggagagggggatatctgtaatccttcattatagaactgtgtccaCTAAAAGAACATAAATCCTGAAGGTGTAACTGGGCAAATGAAAtcaacagaattttaaaatCAACAATTATAATAAGCTACAGTtctgttccctaattaaaagtaATCGATAATTACTCTTAAAGATACTACCACTGTTATAACCTCCTCACAGATGGAGCCAGGGGTAAAGGAGGGGTGATAACAATAGGTGATCCGACTTGTGAAATTAGTAGAACAATAGACAAACACAGGAATGTTTACCACAGGAATTTGTAAATGTACAAAGAATAAAGGGCAAGAACTATCTGTGCCTGTAATAGCATTGGAGTAAATGTggatttaacattcattcattatctgtaagtgcttatccagttcagggtcatggtggaatcactgggcaagaggtaggaacacaccctggagggggcgccagtccttcacagggtgacacacactcacacattcactcacacactcacacctacggacacatttgagtctccaatccaccta from Hoplias malabaricus isolate fHopMal1 chromosome 2, fHopMal1.hap1, whole genome shotgun sequence encodes the following:
- the LOC136678695 gene encoding GDP-L-fucose synthase-like, translated to MVDVYNRACFQQYGRKYTAIIPTNIFGPYDNFNLDDAHVLPALVHKTFTAKRDGTALEVWGSGRGLRQFIYSLDLARLYLWVLREYDEVDPIILSEEQN